The Brassica napus cultivar Da-Ae chromosome C7 unlocalized genomic scaffold, Da-Ae chrC07_Random_23, whole genome shotgun sequence DNA window TTTCGTAGatacaaaataactaaaaaccCTTTAAGTCCATAGTTTTTATAAACGGAAAATAGCAATTAGGAGCCGACATCAAATTATGTTTCAACCTCATTTATATGTTTACTAGGTACTTGCGTTGGTAAAAgtgtaaaacaaattttattacattttgCTACATTATTTCAATTATACATGCTTGTTACgtttatatattacattttgtattttttgaCTTGCGAATTATGTACATTTAACATATTCATGGGTCATACTCATAGCTATGATAAAATGTTGATTTGTATATGAACATTtcgaacttaaaaaaaaaaacatttggaaTTTTTAAACCAATGATGGATAATAAGATGATCATCTATTCAGCTCATACGTATTTATGTTGTGTTGATTGTTACATGCCTCTTGAATCTTCTAGATTACCTATtgttattgtcttttttttatttggtattgTATGGAATGAGAATGCggatttcttctttttctttattattgatAGAAATTTTATTGTTAAGACCTACTTATTAATTGAAACCTCAAATTCATACAAGAACCACAAAAATTCAATGAAACCTTCAAAGTCCAAAGTTACTGAGTGAGAACCACTGGATcacttattcaataaaaaaagaatctataatgattaaaaacataaaatacgaAGAAACGTTTGACCTTTGATCTAAATAAGAATTTAGAAGCAAAAAAAGTGtgatttattaaaatcataaatagaACGAAAAGAAGTCTGGCTACGAGGTCTGAGTATTAAGTATGAATCATAGTTCGAAAACTTTGTGATCTGTTTGATCTATTTTGTGCTCCAGATACTCGAATGAATATCCAAAAATGTAAATCCATCTTGATAAAGATGACAGACCCCTATTCATCTTTTTGGTTGGACTTCTATTGAACAGGATATATAGCCGCTCGAGACATAATTTTACCATTGATCCTTTGCTAACACAAAACAGTAACACACACTGATGGTAGGGCCCAATAATCTGAACATGAATTGTTGGAATAATGAGAAATGTTTGTCATCAAGATGTCGAGAGTGGAGACTTTCAGGAAAGGGGGTTAGGGTTTCTATTGCAAAATCGATTATGGTGGTTCAAGAATAGAAGATCTAACCGATTAGTACTCTCCAAATTCTTTTTATTGTATGTCTTTTCTAACtctatataaaaatagatgATCTAACTCTATAAGTATTGCTTGATGCACACACGAAGATCTTACCAAACTTGAATATATAAATAGGGAAAGTTTGAATTAAACGTGCAAAATAagtttaacaataaaaatttcCATATTTGATAATGTTCCATTCTTCGAATGTAAAATTACAATAACTATTGAAAAACATTACAATTTAGTGGAAGATTTACTATTTCCATAAAACTTAATTTACAACTCATTATGATGGTCTTCATCTACCTCCGTTCTTTTATGACATTTTCTTGGGTTCATCCCCCGGAAAAAGGTTGAACTAACACGTTTaccaaccaatagtattttgttatttcatgttttatattattttagaaactaataataataaaaatttgtctgagcaaaacactaaactctaaacccttgggtagaCCATAAACCCTAAGGTTTATGATTTTTCCAAAGGTTTAGTATCTTTATGATTTAGTATTTATGATTTAGGATTTAATTTAtccaatgatttagggtttacctaaaagtttagtatttagggtttagggttaagtgTTTTCCTGACGgtgttaaaattttttttaatgtttttttgcaactactactatttttatttattcttactttaaaaaacataatataaattggaaaatacttatatttttttctttttaaaaagatatataatataaaataacaaaataggGACCCAAACTCTTCTTTTATCGTCTCGAGTAGAAAGGAATACAATTCAAGAGTAAACCACAAACGcctaaataaaacaaaattcttATTATGATATATCCTAAAATATACTAGTGTTTACATTGTTTAGGTTGAAAAGTGTAAAAGTAGAATGAACCTTCATGTATAGTggtaatacaaaaaaaaaacaaattgaacaaCGGAACACTGGGTCTTACTGTTTCGTtcatcttatctattaaaataaaagtcacaacttcatttcatgtgtgatatttaaaaatagaccCTCACTAGAAAgtcattaatttaaaaatatcatataattatCATCATTAACTGAAAACATCCTATGATCTTATCCATTATACTAAATAATATTCTTTTCCCCTTAACACTGAACTGTATTTAAATAAGTCACTAACCATTAATTAAAAACTGCTCTAAAGTGGGAACGATTTATTCTTAAATAACTAAAcaattataacatataaaccAAGTATAAGAATTAGATTAGATATgttataaacaattataaaatgcAAGTCATTCGGTGTAAAAAAACATGCCAGTTATTAACCCTTTGTTCATTTACTGAACAAATCGGTTCAAGGTAACTTTGGGACGATTTAACATACTCATATTTTTGTAcagattatttatattatatactcAGTATCGTATCATGACTATTTTAAGTACTCGGAAAACTTACATGCTCAACATATTTGTACTATATTGTATACATATCATGTCCAAAATGAGAATAAtgtaaaatcaaaccaaacagattagatgaataaacaaaataaaaaactatattatagaaatttcatttagaatattaaaatatcaaaacagtCACCCACATTCAGTTAACAAGTCAAGAAAATTTTGGTATATGTATCAAGCAATATCAGTCTTTCATATCTcctatttaaaacattttaaaacaaatcttaaCAGTTAAAATGAGATACAAGAACTCAATTTAGATCTCCCATAACAACTTCAAACATCTTTTAtctatttacataaaaaaataccAGTGAAACTAAGGTTGGGCTAAATACCCGAATCCAAAAAACCGAACAGATTCTGATCTGAAAAAATAGTACCAAATCAAACCacaaaatatccgaacgagttcaaaattttggtatttagaaAACTGAAATCAAACCCCCGACccgaacataaatattttaggtatccaaataattgtatttacttaaatatattaattatttttagatttagtatataaaagaaatatctaaatatataacatatttcaaagttgttcaaaatatttgaaagtatatataatagtcaaaaataaatttctaaaatagtCGAACAATACTTAAAACACTAAAAACActtgaaatatatattgattttctatccaaatattcaaggTAAACCAATTTTAAGTTAAATTTAGGTATTTTAGTATAgtttcttaacatttatatgtaatatattattttaattttaatttttaaaaattaaaagtatatatgaattttaattttttaaaaaataatttaaatgggtttaTCTAAACCTGAACCAAACctaaatgaaaatttataaatactcgAATGAGACTGAAAGTTTTAACCCCGAAAAACCCAAAATTAGAATATACCCTAActaaacccgaatggatatccaaaCGTCCACTCCTAAGTGAAAAATATGATATACCATAGAAAATATTGATTAACCTATAAAAGAAATGCTATCTTAAAATACCATAAAATCttcattttgtttccatataattaattaaaaaatcttgATACACAAAATCAAGTTAGATTTTCCATTAAATAAAACTCCAAACCTTTAATTATCCATACTAATTGAATATAGATTTACCGATGTGATTTagagagtcagtatgagtctgtataagttgatgacaaaaaaaaaattgaatatagaTTTACCTTTACAACTTCCAGAAAATctaaaatagtaaatatttatTCATCAAATGATGTAGTTGAATATTGTAAAATTGTCATAAAATGCAATAAATCattaaattcataaattatttttattactttttgttaattatacttttagatatgatatttaaataatatatgatttcaatACAAAAGTATATCAATCAGTTAAACTttgcatatttaaaaaaaatatttagtcatCTTATAATTAAACGTAAATCCAATGagacaatatataatataagaatcTACAAATAAATGTGATGGTGAAACAATAAATTAGATGACAAACatgtaaaaatataacattattatGTTTGAATATTTGTATGGATGATGTAAAAAGAATTTTTACGTTTATAAAATTGAAATCTtaacccgcgcggttgcgcggtgTTTTGACCTAGTTCTTCTTAAGATCATGATATAGTAGAACGTACCTTGAACAGACATGAACAAGTAGCACAGATTGGTTCTTCAAGATACTAATTGGAACAATGAACCTTGCTGTTTTCTTCGTGCATCATTTTTAGGTTATTGTTGTGTCAGCTATTTTAGAAGAATGGAACAATTGAACATGTCTATGTTATTGGTGTCATGGTGTGTCTGCAATATTGATTAAAGGAAATGTTGACCATGTTGTTCAGTGAACAATTAGAAGAAAGGAACAATGGACTTTGATGTATAATTTGTTAGTAATTTATTCGTTTTGTTTAAACGATAAGATGATTTATGAACACACTTTATAAGATTGAGATTATAAGTATACGTATGATTGAgttcatatattaatataagatTGATTgacatattcttttttttatgggCATGCTTTTCAAtggaagaaataataaatgtGGTAGGAAGACAAAAGAAGTATTATAATATGAACTATACGTCATTGTTCTAAAACACATTGTCATATGTGTTGTAATTTCATTAATctgaatatattatatacttgtATGTGTATAATATAACTTTCTAGCAAAATTAAGTTGGACTAACATATTCTCAAATCAATTTTAGTGCTTCCATGTAAACAAATTGAGATATAAAAAAGTTACACATCAGTAAGCTTAagttgtaaatattaaaaaatataatactattttttaaataatgctaaaataatatataggggatttatTTGGTTAAAAGCATTTTTTCAggattggttaaaagttataataGTTAAAATTGTTAATACCTTTAATAATCATTACATATAATTTGCTATAaaactatatatctatataattaataaaaaaattacattttaataatttatttttaataggtaagataattgattatatgataaagaaatttaaaaaataaaatcatattttacaaataataggataattcatatatatatattgtgttgttatccagtcataaaaattataaccagtatatatatatttttgataaacaaaatcatatatacataatttgatgtttggtttgaatttttgaaataataaattatcatgATGATCTTTAATTcataatgaatttttatttattattaataaatgattataaattaatataataaaattttaaaaaaaataaaatatttttaaaaaaaagataattaaatatataaattgtgttgttatctgaaaataatatatttgtgaATTTTCTATCAATAACATtagatttatatgttatattagataattgattataaattaatatagtaaaattttcaaaaatgaaaacatatatttttaaaaataagtcttatttattgtgttgttatttggaaatatattttctattataaaagttaaaaaaaaaagataaaaacgatttataattaaatattaatcaagcaaaattattttgaacccttaatgaatttatatataattaaaatgaaatttatattaataaaataacatatatgtgttatattagataattgattataaattaatataataaattgtcaaaaataaaagcatattttaaaaaagttgagatatttcttatatattgtgtcttatctggaaataatattttatattataaaagttaaagaataatataaaaatttataattaaatattaatcaagcaCAAACATTTGTATAgagatttttctaaaatatttctaatatatgagttttttgttcatttcaacacaataataagcatatttattttgatgagAAACTTTatcatacactacaagaaaacagctaGTTTTCTACGGACGATTTCGTCGGAAATCCGTCGGAATAAGCCATTTCCGACAATTTTCCGACGAAAACAGTCGTCGGTTATGACTCgtctgaaataaaaaaattcgacagaatttcttcgaagTTTCtaacgaatttccgacgaaatccGACGGACATATTTCTgacaaaattccgacgaaactcCGACGGATAGAATTCTAACGAAATTCCGATGGATagatttccgacgaaattccgacggatagatttccgacgaaattccgacggacagatttccgacgaaattccaacggactttataaattatttaaaaaaataaaacagattttatttaaatatttttaataaatatttttaattcattaaatatatataaaattttaaaattagaaaaacgtttttaagataattaattttttaaaatcatttataataatatttttaattcttatatatatataattaaaattagaaaaaacgtttttgtagtataattgtttttaaaatcctttataataaatttttaaaatataaaatggtttataaattgaaaatttttaaaacaaagagaaaacgtttttaaaaatttttaaaaacttttgtaATTGAAACCTTTTCTACTAActgaaaaatgttttaattaaatctaaaaaaaacacaaaaacattttattgaTTGAAAAGGTTTTTAATAAGGtgaaaaaggttttgataaattttagaaaccagaaaacgttttataaattataaaaacttaaaaaaaattatagaaacttaaaatgttttttaaaaagcttaaaacattatataaaattataaaaacattttgaaacaataaaagataataaaaacttgaaagcattatatatattatatatttttttaaataaaacttttcaataattataaatacacaaaaaaatgttctttaaaaatatttaacatataatttctAAATCTTAACATCTAAAAGTTTCAATCTACATACAAAcaacaaacaacctaaaacGACATATAACTCTAAAACTATCAATTCTATCCTAAATCTTCAGATTCAAAACCTAAAATCCACAATTCTAACATTCCAACCTAAAAAATGTAATCTAAAGAAGGGCTTAGATGACTTACATGATTGGAGAAGAGATTTGGAGGATTTTGGGTCGGAGTCACAGAtttgtgtgagagagagaggagtaaAACCGCAAAGATTGCAGAGGAGAAGAGAAAatttgaggaagaagaagggtcggcttatgtattaaaaataaaccGACGGAcagtttccgtcggaattcgccCGGTTCTATTTTAAGCggttaattaaataaatttcgCAAATTTTCTTCCCGGGTAAAGTGAAAAagtccgacgaaattccgacgaaacctGTTCGTCACAttgtcggaattccgtcggaatgttTCGAGAATATTGCCAAAGGAAGCCTCGAGAAACTATGAGTTTCTGAATGTCTTTTGATTGGTCGGGGTTAgagtccgtcggtattttccgtcggaatttggCCGGAATTTTCGACGGATTTCTGACAGAATTTAGAGAAATAAGAATTTGTGGTTTCAAAACAACAGTCTAATGATCACATAGAAATCTTTGATAGTatgtaaatgatttataagaggtttaactaaaataattacttGTTTCACTCGATATTatacaaaatcatcaaaatctACTCTTATATACCGTAATATgtttgtataagtatataagtgttattgGAGAATGTTACGAATACGTTGATATGTAtacgtaaataattttttatatgaaaaacttTAACGGTGTGAACTAAtttcatattataaatttatatatgtgttatttGGATGTTTTAAGTAtcaaattatacatttataataacTTTGCAAATCTAAAATCTGTTTCGTCgtggaaaattccgacgaaagtCAAAAACCCGTCggatttccgtcggaatattttgatggaattccgacgaacttcaaATCCCTATCGAAACCCCAAATTATAATATTCTGTCAGAATTTTATCGGATATTTCTGACGACCTGActttcgtcggtatttcgtcggaattttccgacgaaataccgacgaacaTGAAATTATATGTTTCGTCGGTAtctcgtcggaatgtcgtcaaAGAAAACCGACGAAAATATTGTctgtcggaatgtccgtcagaatgttgtgtgttttcttgtagtgatatagttaatttgatatatgatttaaatttttgagaacataaataataatttatcatattgACTTCTGGTCCGGTTGTGTTTCGAGTTCATCGGATATCGTTAAAAGCCCAGGTTTAGCCACTTTGGTTGAAGTTGTTTATTTCACTACGTGTGTTATTCTTAATAATGTCTCTCACatattgaaaatttacctcAATGAAGTTAAGAAACGAATCTCCATCAATCTCATAtccaaacagaaaaaaacaaattaaattaaaaatccccaaaaacaagaaaagattCTAACGTAGAAACAACAAACCTAACTCATATATAAAGAGGCTAAAGATCTTTAGTCAGAATGGTGCGGAACAGGGAAGAGGGTGAACTTCATGTTGTGGTTGGTGCAATAATCACCATCATGCTCGCCCGAGGCAAAGAAGTAAGGCTTATTTTGTCTAAGTGCAAACTTGAAGCTTTTTTCTGATCTTTTATGCGTCAAACCAATCTTCTTTGCATTCTTTAGGTCGCAGTTCATATAACTCCATGGATCTTGGAACAAATACACATTGTTCCTTCGCTTGGCCGATTTATCGTACTTGAAAGCTGCACCATGTCAAAAGATGATTCATTAACACCAATTCAATGATTTACCATAGAAATAAGGTATAGTAAAATAAGATATAGTATGAGTTACTTACCAAGAACATCGTTGACGTAGAAAGGAGCATTCTTGAAAGCCCATTCTTTGTAATCCAAACCTTTTTTCCATCCATCAGATCCTCCCACTACGATGTTCCTTGGCGCTTCACTGTCCGAACCGGAGCTCGAACAGCTGGGTGCTTCACTGTCCGTTCCTGAACTGTTTGGCGCTTCACTGTCCGAATTATGGTTGGAATCCCAACTCCAGCTCCAGCCTGACCTAGGGTTCCAGCTCCAGCTCCATCTTGAACCATCAGGAATGGTACCTGAACCTGAGCCCGAGCTGCTTGACCCATCTGATCCCCAGCCCCATCCCCAACCAGATCCATCAGAGTTTGAACCAGAACCTGAGCCAGAGTTGTCTGAGCCGTCTCCCCAGCTCCAGCCCCAGCCAGGACTCGAGCCCCAACTCCGACTTGAATCGTCAGAGTTTGAACCAGGACCTGAGCTAGAGCTGCTTGAGCCATCAGATCCCCAGCCCCACCCGACCCGTTGCTCCAACTCCAGCTCCACGCCTCTGCACCTGATGAAGAGAGACATGCAAACGCCAAGACCAGTAGGATCAGCTTCTTTTGTGAACCAGAGAGAGACATCGTTTTTTCCTTCTTCTGACGTTGCTTTGATATGCGTAACAATTGTTTAGTGAGCTTCTAATGATGTTGTTTAGGTTATGAGAAACGTATTTATAGACTAAATAAACCGTAttgatttctgtgacaaaaaaaaaaaaaccctattGATTTTGggaaaaaagaatatttgattcataacagtttttagtttttagattttatcaattataaatgttttttggattagttttgttttcattggagTGTAATCTTTTCATACCCAAAACTTATCTAacgttttttcaaaaaaaaaaaacttatctaACGACAATAAATTAGGTTTTGAGATTATGATATATTGGAAAAAAGTTTCATTATATATcctagaaaacaaaaagaaactatTTTGCGTCACCCAATTCTCAACTCCAACGAATGAAACATTATTCATTATTGAATCGGATCGTAACACAAACAACATAAAACAAGGATTGAAGGTTTCAGACCTTTCTGTCCAAAGAAAGTTGGCGACCACCAAGTTTAGACCTGATGGTCCGATGAAACAATAAAAGCCACCAATATAGCTATCTATACTTTTATTCTTCTCTTCCCTTCCTTTTCCAAACGCTCCTTTTTCAATTTTCACTGATCCCGCTCCTTAGTCACGTGATCTTCTCTACCAGTTCAACTTCAAGCAACTAAGATACTTATAAGAAGCTAGAAACTTTATCAACGCTTTGAGTTTACAGTAGAATCTCTCATATTCAATTCTTTAACGCATTATCTGGTTCGCTCAATCTTTGGTCATTTTTGAATAAAAGTACTAAATCTTGACATTAACTTTTACCATGAAAATATGGTAGCATACATAAACAAGGGTGatctcataaataaaaaaagacaaaGCAAAACCACAAACAAATCTCAACAAAATGTGGATAATGGTAAATTGGTAATATGTTTTATTGACGACACACAACAACAAATTGAAAACCTAATGTTTGATACTTTTGACGTCGGAGTTAGCTTTTAGTACCAAACAAATTACCAACGGGGGAGGATAGGCATGACGGTAAACTTCATGGTGCCATTGCTGCAGTGAGCACCGTCATGCTCGCCGCACGATATGTAGTAAGGCTTCATTTTTGTAAGAACAAGCTCAAAGCCATTCCCAGCACCTTGCTTCGGTGATGCTATCATCTTTCCTTTCTTAACATCGCACTTTTCGTAACTCAATGGGTTAGAAAACAAATAAACGCTGTGCGTGAACGGTGCTGGTGGGTTGTATTTGAACACTGCAATCGGATAATTATATCATAACATTATCGTCAAACTTATTGATATTATTAAGTCAGCAATATGATGATAGCTATGAATTTGACAACAAACAATGTGAACTAATATGATACAAACTAGACCGTGCTATATGTAATTTAATATACTTTTGACTGATGTCTTTTTCATCAAATATGTACTGCTGGGCATATAGTATCCATAAGGGTATTAATCAGCTTTTATATGCtactactataaaatatatataatgtatatatatatatatatatatcgtttaacAATTGTGAGATTctgtagaaaagaaaaaagtaaaaaacataATTACTCACCAAGTATGTCATTGAGAAAGAAGGGGGCAGTCTTAGAAGCCCAGTCGGAGTAATTGAAACCATATGTCCACTCTTTGTCTCCACCGACTATGATCTTTCTAGGTGCATTGTAGGTTGCGTTATAACCTTTTGAGTGACCTCCCCAGCCCCAGCCAGAACCGGAGCCGTCAGATCCCGAGTTGTTTGTGTTTTTAGGACCCCAGCCCCAACCCCATCCCGACCACGGGCTTGAACCTGAACCACTTGAATGGTTGGAGCCCATACCCCCCCCAACTCCATCCTGACCCGGGGCTTGACCTTGAACCACTTGAATAGTTGGTGCCCGCACCCCAAATCCATCCCGAGCCGTTCCGGCTAGAGCCCCAACCCCAGCCTGAGCCAGGGCTTGAACCTGAACTGCTTGAATAGTTTGAGCCTCCACCCCAACCCCATCCAAATCCCCTATTGGCCTCAGCAAATGTGGAAAATATGGAGGCCACGGTCACAAAGACTAAAACAAGGTTTAGAAAAGGAGAATGTGCCATCGCTTTTTCTTTTGAATGGTTACTTATTTGATAAATGATTGTGATGCTTCCTTTGGGGTTTAAAATTAGACTATTTATAGGAAAGAGATTGTGCCAAACTGCCAGAAATGTGAGATGTTTGGTGGTGTTATTCaataatgaatttaaatttaattatacttattttataagAGTCAGTGTTATTTGATACCTGATTGTAACttctatattaaaatttaatgtgatttGGTTATTACATCTAGAATATCTCAATTAAAAGATTTTGAAATCTAGGGTtattggtttttagatttacaCTCTCTTAATTAAAAGAAAGATTTGAATACAACAACTAAAATCTGGTGTTATTCATGTTTAATAGATTTTTCAATCATTTGATTTGAAAATTGTTAGAATGAATTTGAATCTTTTTTCATgagtaaattatattaatagaaaATCCAACCTTTTACCCTAAGATAttcaaatcatatattattaataataaatcaacaaacactattattaaaagtttataaaaattcaaattaaagaTTAGAGAGTTTTTCATAGAATTTGAAAAACAGACAGATGGATTTGTTAATCATGTGTTACTGAGTTTAATTCTCTagtgtaaaaataaaatgacactatgttgaatttataaatataatgatGCAGATTTAAGAAATTGGATTCAAATGAATAATGAATCAATCTGAAATGAccaaaacatttaaaatctGATATGTTTTAAATCTAATTGAGTTGACTTCAATTTATACAATCAATTTAGTCAcacttatttaaaaatattattctactacaatataaatataaataataataataataataataataataataataataataataataataataataataataataataataataataatggacTAACAGTATTATTctacaatataaataaataataatggactaattcattatttttttagcaCGCCAATATATTACATTCGTTCACAATGAGTAAAAAGTAAAATGCGGCCGTAAATGTTTGAATTGTGgctataacaaaatataattttaaaagtgaaTGGTAGCGAGAAACCAAACAAATGAGACGACTGATTCAAAACATGTGAAGATTCACAAGGAAACATGCATTGGACTAGGACACTTGTTTAGTGGAACGACGTTGACCCTTCTTCACTTTAATTGCTACTTGAACTAATTAACGTTGACGAATCCATAAGTCACATATAATCTTTTTTGTTAATCTTCTATTCATCATAAATCGCCTTTATAATTACGTTTGAGTGACGATAAGATGATTTAACATAGAgctcaatgattttttttgaaaattcacaTTTCTTCGATTTATAGTTTTttcgttcatttttttttgaaaaagtagttttttttttacgtttagTTTTTTCGTTCATAAATGATGCAAGACTAGTTTAGACCGTGGACTTTTTGCAGGCACGAGTAGGCTTTTACTGATTTGCCAAGATTAACTTGTTTTGATTCTTATGTTTCTCTTGGATAAATGTAACTCTTTTTAGAATTACGATAAGGGGGTCGCTTATGACATCTTCTCGTTAGTATAAGTTGTTTTCATTCATTATAGGAAGTTAGCATTGTAAATGTTTCTCTTGAACTCTTTcatcaataaatttgaaaattcatttaaaaaaaaccttTGTAGGATCATGTCAAATATGAGTTATCAGTTAAATGTACATGAGTAATGTTTTATTTCAGGAAATAGATTCACTTATGCTCTTGTGGCGAAAGCGACGTTGGTTCCGAACAATGGTGGGTTATGCTCTTGCCCATAAGGTACTTAACAAAGATCCGCATCACCATATGAAAAAGTACATGCAATTCTCGTTAGCACATACAAATCATACAAAAGTTCCCACATATCCTAATGAATCTTATCCAACAagaatgtttaaatatttaattagttaaataatgtttagaATTAATGTTGAAAATACTTATGAATTATTTGATAAGGATCTTATCCTCTttgataaagagaaaataaataaaaagaaaaatttaattttaatataataaaaggaAAATCTGTTATTG harbors:
- the LOC106449353 gene encoding LOW QUALITY PROTEIN: jacalin-related lectin 34 (The sequence of the model RefSeq protein was modified relative to this genomic sequence to represent the inferred CDS: inserted 2 bases in 1 codon), producing the protein MAHSPFLNLVLVFVTVASIFSTFAEANRGFGWGWGGGSNYSSSSGSSPGSGWGWGSSRNGSGWIWGAGTNYSSGSRSSPGSGWSWGGYXGSNHSSGSGSSPWSGWGWGWGPKNTNNSGSDGSGSGWGWGGHSKGYNATYNAPRKIIVGGDKEWTYGFNYSDWASKTAPFFLNDILVFKYNPPAPFTHSVYLFSNPLSYEKCDVKKGKMIASPKQGAGNGFELVLTKMKPYYISCGEHDGAHCSNGTMKFTVMPILPRW
- the LOC106448051 gene encoding LOW QUALITY PROTEIN: uncharacterized transmembrane protein DDB_G0289901 (The sequence of the model RefSeq protein was modified relative to this genomic sequence to represent the inferred CDS: inserted 1 base in 1 codon), which translates into the protein MSLSGSQKKLILLVLAFACLSSSGAEAWSWSWSNGXGWGWGSDGSSSSSSGPGSNSDDSSRSWGSSPGWGWSWGDGSDNSGSGSGSNSDGSGWGWGWGSDGSSSSGSGSGTIPDGSRWSWSWNPRSGWSWSWDSNHNSDSEAPNSSGTDSEAPSCSSSGSDSEAPRNIVVGGSDGWKKGLDYKEWAFKNAPFYVNDVLAFKYDKSAKRRNNVYLFQDPWSYMNCDLKNAKKIGLTHKRSEKSFKFALRQNKPYFFASGEHDGDYCTNHNMKFTLFPVPHHSD